From Aquabacter sp. L1I39, the proteins below share one genomic window:
- the pdxR gene encoding MocR-like pyridoxine biosynthesis transcription factor PdxR, giving the protein MDDELRWKRIFGEPDRTGAHLHVQLRRAIVHAVETNQLGVDVRLPSSRQLASLLGIGRNTVNAAYQQLVDEGLLVARERCGIFVAVSPPSRKPRLVPKAGGADWSARFAMRPSAQPQIVKPRDWLSYPYPFLFGQFDPALFPSNNWRESVRAASHVRQINGWAGDLIDEDDADLVDQLRQHVLPRRGVIASADEIIVTIGSQQALSMLVQLLVGRDTPVGVENPGYTDVRNMVRLTTQDVVNLTVDAHGVVPDSRLAGRKVAFLTVGHQCPTTAVMPLARRRDLLAMAERHDILIVEDDYEADMDFDGGQAIPCLKSLDPSGRVIYVGSFSKALAPGLRVGYIVAPAPVVAELRVLRRLMLRHPPSNNQRSLATFIALGHYRHHLKRCGEVLKTRADLIESLLPALLPDCHWRRDPSATSFWIEAPPGTDMRAIAEQARVEHGVLLEPGDIFFNRPEEARRFFRLGFTAIATHRIETGLRLLAGLMPAHAGRVSRGRKL; this is encoded by the coding sequence GTGGACGACGAACTCCGCTGGAAGCGCATTTTCGGGGAGCCGGACCGTACCGGTGCCCACCTGCATGTCCAGCTTCGGCGCGCCATCGTGCATGCGGTGGAGACCAACCAGCTGGGGGTCGATGTCCGCTTGCCGTCCTCCCGCCAGCTGGCGAGCCTGCTTGGCATCGGCCGCAACACGGTGAATGCGGCCTACCAGCAACTGGTGGACGAAGGGCTCCTGGTGGCGCGCGAGCGATGCGGCATTTTCGTCGCGGTCTCGCCGCCCAGCCGCAAGCCGCGCCTGGTGCCCAAGGCGGGAGGGGCCGACTGGTCCGCCCGCTTCGCCATGCGCCCGTCCGCCCAGCCCCAGATCGTCAAGCCGAGGGATTGGCTGTCCTATCCCTACCCCTTCCTGTTCGGCCAGTTCGATCCCGCGCTCTTTCCCAGCAACAATTGGCGCGAGAGCGTGCGGGCGGCCTCCCATGTCCGGCAGATCAACGGCTGGGCCGGCGATCTGATCGACGAAGACGACGCGGACCTCGTGGACCAGTTGCGCCAGCACGTCCTGCCCCGCCGCGGCGTGATTGCGAGTGCCGACGAGATCATCGTGACCATCGGCTCCCAGCAGGCGCTGTCCATGCTGGTGCAGTTGCTGGTGGGGCGCGACACCCCGGTGGGGGTGGAAAATCCCGGCTATACCGATGTCCGCAACATGGTGCGCCTGACCACGCAGGACGTGGTGAACCTCACCGTGGATGCCCACGGCGTCGTGCCGGACTCCCGCCTTGCGGGCCGCAAGGTGGCGTTCCTCACCGTGGGCCACCAATGTCCCACCACCGCCGTCATGCCTCTGGCGCGCCGACGCGACCTGCTGGCCATGGCCGAGCGCCACGACATCCTGATCGTGGAGGATGATTACGAAGCGGACATGGATTTCGACGGCGGCCAGGCCATCCCATGCCTGAAGAGCCTCGATCCGTCGGGACGGGTGATCTATGTGGGCAGCTTCTCCAAGGCGCTCGCGCCGGGTCTGCGGGTCGGCTACATCGTGGCGCCCGCGCCGGTTGTGGCTGAATTGCGGGTGCTGCGGCGGCTGATGCTGCGCCATCCCCCCTCCAACAATCAGCGCAGCCTCGCCACCTTCATCGCGCTCGGCCATTACCGGCACCATCTGAAACGCTGCGGTGAGGTGCTGAAGACCCGTGCGGACCTGATCGAATCCCTGCTGCCGGCACTCCTGCCCGACTGCCATTGGCGGCGCGATCCGAGCGCGACCAGCTTCTGGATCGAGGCGCCGCCCGGCACCGACATGCGCGCCATTGCCGAGCAGGCGCGCGTTGAACATGGCGTGCTGCTCGAACCGGGTGACATCTTCTTCAACCGGCCGGAGGAGGCGCGGCGTTTCTTCCGCCTGGGTTTCACCGCCATTGCGACCCACCGGATCGAAACGGGCCTGCGGCTGCTGGCGGGGCTCATGCCGGCCCATGCCGGCCGCGTGAGCCGCGGCCGGAAGCTATAA
- a CDS encoding ABC transporter ATP-binding protein, with the protein MSMMDSDRRRPVLQVNDLTVHFPAPGGRVVHAVDGVSFEVQEGRSLGIVGESGSGKSTTAQGVMRLVPATAGQVVLHDEDFLALRGRRLRQARRRIQMVFQDPFASLDPRRQAGELVAEPLRLLEGLSRRAAAERVAQLLLSVGLPPEAAFLYPHQFSGGQRQRLCIARALATEPDLIVCDEAVSALDVAIQAQILNLLRRLQEERGIAYIFISHDLGVVQHLCDEIAVMYLGQIIEQGPTASFFTAPRHPYSWSLISAAVPAGVMRDRLKARYLVRGEPPSPIDPPRGCRFAGRCAFAEDRCRAEAPLPVAVGPRHFVSCHRAGEIEAPDFSAQPATLCA; encoded by the coding sequence ATGAGCATGATGGACAGCGATCGTCGGCGTCCCGTCCTCCAGGTCAACGACCTGACGGTGCATTTCCCCGCCCCGGGCGGCCGGGTGGTGCACGCGGTGGACGGCGTGAGCTTCGAGGTCCAGGAGGGCCGCAGCCTCGGCATTGTCGGGGAATCGGGTTCGGGCAAATCCACCACGGCCCAGGGCGTGATGCGGCTGGTGCCCGCCACGGCCGGCCAGGTGGTGCTTCATGATGAGGATTTCCTCGCCCTGCGCGGCCGGCGCCTGCGTCAGGCGCGCCGCCGCATCCAGATGGTGTTCCAGGACCCCTTCGCCTCCCTCGACCCGCGCCGTCAGGCGGGCGAGCTGGTGGCCGAGCCGCTGCGCCTTCTGGAAGGACTCTCGCGCCGCGCCGCGGCGGAGCGGGTGGCGCAGCTCCTGCTTTCGGTCGGCCTTCCGCCGGAGGCGGCGTTTCTCTATCCGCACCAGTTCTCCGGCGGGCAGCGCCAGCGCCTGTGCATCGCCCGTGCCCTCGCCACGGAACCCGACCTGATCGTCTGCGACGAGGCGGTCTCTGCGCTCGACGTGGCGATCCAGGCGCAGATCCTCAACCTTTTGCGCCGTCTCCAGGAGGAGCGGGGCATTGCCTATATTTTCATCTCCCACGATCTCGGCGTGGTGCAGCATCTGTGCGACGAGATCGCGGTCATGTATCTCGGCCAGATCATCGAGCAGGGGCCGACGGCGAGCTTCTTCACGGCCCCCCGGCACCCCTATAGCTGGTCGCTCATCTCGGCCGCCGTTCCGGCCGGAGTGATGCGCGACCGGCTGAAGGCGCGCTACCTCGTCCGGGGTGAGCCGCCGAGCCCCATCGACCCGCCGAGAGGCTGCCGCTTCGCCGGGCGATGCGCCTTTGCGGAGGATCGCTGCCGGGCGGAAGCGCCGCTCCCGGTCGCGGTGGGACCGCGCCATTTCGTGTCCTGCCACCGCGCGGGCGAGATCGAAGCCCCGGATTTTTCCGCCCAGCCGGCCACCCTCTGCGCCTGA
- a CDS encoding ABC transporter ATP-binding protein has product MSPILSVRDLTVLLKRPSGPVPVLERLSFDLDRGRTIALVGESGCGKSMTALAIMGLLPEGFALESGAILLDGEDVAKVAPGRLRALRGNAMSMIFQEPMTALNPVFTVGDQICEALRLHQGLGRKAAMERALAMLKAVQIPAAEQRLHAYPHALSGGMRQRVMIAMALACRPKLLIADEPTTALDVTVQAQVFDLLKDLQQEMGTAIVLITHDLGAVADITETVAVLYAGRCVEQGPTQEVMRAPRHPYTRGLMACSPHLRLGAAAAAAPDLLQEIPGLVPPLGQRPASCTFAPRCARATGACTQEMQPPLSEISPHHAVSCRHPEGRAAA; this is encoded by the coding sequence ATGAGCCCCATCCTGTCCGTCCGCGACCTCACGGTCCTGCTGAAGCGGCCGTCCGGTCCGGTTCCTGTCCTGGAGCGCCTCTCCTTCGACCTCGACCGTGGCCGCACCATCGCCCTTGTGGGGGAATCCGGGTGCGGAAAGAGCATGACGGCCCTGGCCATCATGGGCCTGCTGCCCGAAGGGTTCGCTCTCGAATCGGGGGCCATCCTGCTGGATGGCGAAGACGTGGCGAAGGTCGCGCCCGGGCGCCTGCGCGCCTTGCGCGGCAACGCCATGTCCATGATCTTCCAGGAGCCCATGACGGCCCTGAACCCGGTCTTCACCGTGGGCGACCAGATCTGCGAGGCGCTGCGGCTGCACCAGGGGCTGGGCCGCAAGGCGGCCATGGAGCGGGCGCTTGCCATGCTGAAGGCGGTTCAGATTCCGGCCGCCGAGCAACGGCTCCATGCCTATCCCCACGCTTTGTCGGGCGGCATGCGCCAACGCGTCATGATCGCCATGGCGCTGGCCTGCCGGCCCAAGCTCCTGATCGCGGACGAACCCACCACCGCGCTCGATGTGACGGTGCAGGCGCAGGTCTTCGACCTGTTGAAGGACCTGCAGCAGGAAATGGGAACCGCCATCGTTCTCATCACCCACGATCTCGGCGCGGTGGCGGACATCACCGAGACGGTCGCGGTGCTCTATGCCGGGCGGTGCGTCGAGCAGGGGCCGACCCAGGAGGTCATGCGCGCGCCGCGCCACCCCTATACGCGCGGGCTGATGGCCTGCTCTCCGCATCTCAGGCTTGGGGCGGCGGCGGCCGCCGCGCCTGACCTGCTTCAGGAGATTCCGGGCCTTGTGCCTCCGTTGGGGCAGAGGCCGGCGTCCTGCACCTTCGCGCCGCGCTGCGCGCGCGCCACGGGGGCCTGCACCCAGGAGATGCAGCCGCCGCTCTCCGAGATTTCTCCCCACCATGCGGTGTCCTGCCGCCATCCCGAGGGAAGGGCCGCCGCATGA
- a CDS encoding ABC transporter permease — MTAIETRAPTAAPSAAPRTVASPGATAFRLFLANPIGLAGLLILTALVVAALAGPQLYGVDALDIAGMPFQPPGEDPVLGTDYLGRDILAGLLQGGRASLAVGFTSALITVVIGVAFGSIAGFFGGAADTLLMKVTEFFQTLPTLLFAMVLVTLFGQHLTVTTIAIGIVSWPPTARLARAEFLRLRGLEFVKAARACGATPAYLILRVVLPNAAPPIIVSATLAVGTAILFEGALSFLGLGDPNVMSWGLMLGQNRAYALDAWWTVLFPGGAIFLAVLGTSLVGDAFNDAINPRLRKR; from the coding sequence ATGACCGCCATCGAGACACGCGCCCCCACAGCCGCGCCGTCCGCCGCGCCGCGCACCGTCGCCTCGCCGGGGGCCACCGCCTTTCGCCTGTTCCTGGCCAATCCCATCGGGCTTGCCGGCCTGCTGATCCTGACCGCGCTGGTGGTCGCGGCCCTGGCCGGCCCGCAGCTTTATGGCGTGGACGCGCTCGATATTGCCGGGATGCCGTTCCAGCCGCCGGGCGAGGACCCGGTGCTCGGAACCGACTATCTCGGTCGCGACATCCTCGCCGGGCTGCTCCAGGGCGGTCGGGCGAGCCTCGCGGTCGGGTTCACCTCCGCCCTGATTACGGTGGTCATCGGCGTCGCCTTCGGCTCGATCGCGGGGTTCTTCGGCGGCGCGGCCGACACCTTGCTCATGAAGGTCACCGAATTCTTCCAGACCTTGCCGACGCTGTTGTTCGCCATGGTTCTGGTGACCCTGTTCGGCCAGCATCTCACGGTCACCACCATCGCCATCGGCATCGTCTCCTGGCCACCTACCGCGCGGCTCGCGCGCGCCGAATTCCTGCGCTTGCGCGGGCTGGAATTCGTCAAGGCGGCGCGGGCGTGCGGCGCCACGCCGGCCTATCTCATCCTGCGCGTGGTCCTGCCCAATGCGGCGCCGCCGATCATTGTTTCCGCCACCCTCGCGGTGGGCACCGCGATCCTGTTCGAAGGCGCCCTGAGCTTCCTCGGCCTTGGCGACCCCAATGTCATGAGCTGGGGCCTCATGCTGGGACAGAACCGGGCCTATGCGCTCGATGCCTGGTGGACGGTGCTGTTTCCCGGCGGCGCCATCTTCCTCGCGGTTCTCGGTACCAGCCTCGTGGGCGACGCCTTCAACGACGCCATCAATCCCCGCCTCAGGAAGCGTTGA
- a CDS encoding ABC transporter permease, translated as MTRASAFLGRAARQALNIVGLLATVVVLNFLLIQTAPGDPAQVIAGEMGGASPEVLAQIRAQYGLDRSLPEQLLTYLGKVAQGDLGYSFYFNQPVTGLILNRLPATLLLVVSALFVAVVVGGGLGALAARKPNGALSRAVSVGSTAAHAAPVFWTGLMLLVLFSSLWPVLPVAGMDDPAARHTGLAYVLDVLSHLVLPTVTLAIVYIAQYSRLMRASMIDALHADYVRTARAKGLPERVVMGKHALRNALIPLVTMVGMQFGQMFAGAVLVETVFSWPGLGRLVFDSILRRDYPTLLGILFFSALLVVLVNLLTDVIYRLIDPRIRTGRAA; from the coding sequence ATGACGAGGGCGTCGGCATTCCTCGGGCGAGCCGCGCGACAGGCGCTCAACATTGTCGGCCTCCTGGCGACCGTGGTGGTGCTCAACTTCCTGCTGATCCAGACTGCGCCGGGAGATCCGGCGCAGGTGATCGCCGGGGAGATGGGCGGCGCCTCCCCCGAGGTGCTGGCGCAGATCCGCGCGCAATATGGCCTCGACCGCTCCCTTCCGGAGCAGCTTCTCACCTATCTCGGGAAGGTGGCCCAGGGGGACCTGGGCTATTCCTTCTACTTCAACCAGCCGGTGACGGGGCTGATCCTGAACCGACTGCCGGCGACCCTGCTGCTGGTGGTCTCCGCCTTGTTTGTCGCGGTTGTGGTCGGGGGCGGGCTTGGGGCGCTCGCGGCCCGCAAGCCCAATGGCGCCCTGAGCCGCGCGGTGTCGGTGGGCTCAACCGCCGCCCATGCCGCGCCCGTGTTCTGGACCGGCCTCATGCTGCTGGTCCTGTTTTCCTCCCTCTGGCCGGTCCTTCCCGTGGCCGGCATGGATGACCCCGCCGCGCGTCATACCGGGCTGGCTTATGTGCTCGACGTGCTGAGCCATCTGGTCCTGCCGACGGTCACCCTGGCCATCGTCTATATCGCCCAATACAGCCGCCTGATGCGGGCGAGCATGATTGACGCGCTGCATGCCGACTATGTGCGCACGGCGCGGGCCAAGGGACTGCCGGAACGGGTGGTCATGGGCAAGCATGCGTTGCGCAACGCCCTGATCCCCCTCGTGACCATGGTCGGGATGCAGTTCGGCCAGATGTTCGCCGGGGCGGTCCTCGTGGAGACGGTGTTTTCCTGGCCGGGTCTTGGACGGCTGGTGTTCGATTCCATCCTGCGGCGGGATTATCCGACCCTGCTCGGCATCCTGTTCTTCTCGGCGCTTCTGGTGGTCCTGGTGAACCTGCTGACCGATGTCATCTACCGACTGATCGATCCCCGCATCCGGACCGGGAGGGCTGCATGA
- a CDS encoding ABC transporter substrate-binding protein translates to MQLTKRAFIAAGVSCLMALAAPVRAETMAPLVIGTTQVARHFNGAVQSGLATGMISTQLFASPLRYDDKWNPQPYLAESWEVSPDGRSVTLHLVKTAVFHDGQPVTSADVAFSIDVIKKNHPFQTMLAPVESIETPDAHTVVLRLSRPHPALLLAMSPALMPILPKHVYGDGQDIRTHPANLAPVGSGPFKLVSYKQGETIELERFDKFFLPGRPKLERIVFRILPDMNSLVIATERHEVGMLPFLTGVLDVKRLTGAAGVGITTKGYEGIGPLNWLAFNTGKKPLDDVRVRKALAYAVNRDFITQKLMGGTATPATGPIVPSSPLFEPNLEQYKLDLKKAEQLLDEAGLKKGADGTRLTLTIDYIPNQNEQQRNVAEYLRSAFKRIGVTLEVRAAPDFATWAQRVANFDFDLTMDSVFNWADPVIGVARTYLSSNIRKGVIWSNTQQYSNKRVDELLDAAAIEGDPTKRKALYSEFQKIVADEVPITFINVTPYRTAYDQRLTGLPDSIWGVLSPLDEVSWSSGAAK, encoded by the coding sequence ATGCAACTGACCAAACGCGCATTCATCGCCGCAGGCGTCTCCTGCCTCATGGCGCTCGCCGCGCCCGTCCGCGCCGAGACCATGGCTCCGCTGGTGATCGGAACCACGCAGGTCGCACGCCACTTCAACGGCGCGGTGCAGTCCGGGCTCGCGACGGGCATGATCTCCACCCAATTGTTCGCCAGCCCTCTGCGCTATGACGACAAGTGGAATCCCCAGCCCTATCTTGCTGAATCCTGGGAGGTTTCGCCGGATGGCCGGTCGGTGACCCTGCATCTGGTGAAGACGGCGGTGTTCCACGACGGCCAGCCCGTCACCTCCGCCGACGTGGCCTTCTCCATCGACGTCATCAAGAAGAACCACCCCTTCCAGACCATGCTGGCGCCGGTGGAGAGCATCGAGACGCCAGACGCCCATACGGTGGTGCTGCGCCTTTCGCGTCCGCACCCCGCTTTGCTGCTCGCCATGTCTCCGGCGCTGATGCCGATCCTGCCGAAGCACGTCTATGGCGACGGGCAGGACATCCGCACCCATCCGGCAAACCTTGCGCCCGTGGGCTCCGGGCCGTTCAAGCTCGTGTCCTACAAGCAGGGCGAGACCATCGAGCTGGAGCGGTTCGACAAGTTCTTCCTGCCCGGCCGCCCCAAGCTGGAGCGGATCGTGTTCCGCATCCTGCCGGACATGAACAGCCTGGTGATCGCGACCGAGCGGCACGAAGTGGGCATGCTGCCCTTCCTCACCGGCGTCCTCGACGTGAAGCGCCTGACGGGCGCTGCGGGCGTCGGGATCACGACCAAGGGATATGAGGGCATCGGCCCGCTCAACTGGCTGGCCTTCAACACCGGCAAGAAGCCGCTGGACGATGTGCGGGTGCGCAAGGCCTTGGCCTATGCGGTGAACCGGGATTTCATCACCCAGAAGCTGATGGGCGGCACCGCGACCCCGGCGACCGGCCCCATCGTTCCAAGCTCGCCCCTGTTTGAGCCCAATCTGGAGCAGTACAAGCTCGACCTGAAGAAGGCGGAGCAGCTGCTGGACGAGGCGGGCCTCAAGAAGGGCGCCGACGGCACGCGCCTGACCCTGACCATCGACTATATTCCGAACCAGAACGAGCAGCAGCGCAACGTCGCCGAATATCTGCGCTCCGCCTTCAAGCGCATCGGCGTGACCCTGGAAGTGCGCGCGGCGCCCGACTTCGCCACCTGGGCGCAGCGGGTCGCGAACTTCGATTTCGACCTGACCATGGACTCGGTGTTCAACTGGGCCGACCCCGTCATCGGCGTGGCGCGCACCTATCTCAGCAGCAACATCCGGAAGGGCGTCATCTGGTCCAACACGCAGCAATACAGCAACAAGCGCGTGGACGAGCTTCTCGATGCGGCCGCGATCGAAGGTGATCCCACCAAGCGCAAGGCGCTCTATAGCGAGTTCCAGAAGATCGTCGCCGATGAGGTTCCGATCACCTTCATCAACGTGACCCCCTATCGCACCGCCTATGATCAACGTCTGACGGGCCTGCCGGATTCGATCTGGGGCGTGCTGTCCCCGCTCGACGAAGTCTCCTGGTCCTCCGGGGCGGCGAAATGA
- a CDS encoding CobW family GTP-binding protein → MRRPSRPSRPRQPQPLTVIGGFLGAGKTTLVNHLLAGGERRYAVLVNDFGAVNVDAGLIASHDGQTLRLTNGCICCSLGEGFLTTLARVLAEPEGFDHILIEASGVGDPSAIADIALVEPDLVLSAILVVVDAESVASQLRDPRIGDTVLRQVQAADILILNKCDRMDDAGRAQARAALEGLAPRCPVLEAVDARIPAQIVAPGLDERRSRFRASSPASHETRFGRILYERAGAFEPNALRAALNRAPADLLRLKGWVRLGPHATPHILQMVGRRWTMTPLQGDAVPPGEIALVGIASGDGPADRALADLLDLALLPVPLPIPACLTPAPPCNVTGDHPRCN, encoded by the coding sequence ATGAGGCGCCCGTCCCGCCCGTCCCGCCCGCGCCAACCCCAGCCCCTCACCGTCATCGGGGGCTTTCTGGGGGCCGGCAAGACGACCCTGGTCAATCACCTCCTCGCCGGCGGAGAGCGCCGTTACGCGGTGCTGGTGAACGATTTCGGCGCGGTCAATGTGGATGCCGGCCTGATCGCCAGCCATGACGGCCAAACCCTGCGCCTGACCAATGGCTGTATCTGCTGCAGCCTCGGAGAAGGGTTCCTGACGACGCTGGCGCGGGTGCTGGCGGAGCCGGAAGGGTTCGATCACATCCTCATCGAAGCGAGCGGCGTCGGCGATCCCAGCGCCATTGCGGACATTGCGCTGGTGGAGCCGGATCTGGTCCTGAGCGCGATCCTCGTGGTGGTGGACGCGGAGAGCGTCGCGTCCCAATTGCGCGATCCGCGCATCGGCGACACCGTGCTGCGGCAGGTACAGGCCGCAGACATCCTGATCCTCAACAAATGCGACCGGATGGATGATGCAGGGCGGGCGCAGGCGCGGGCCGCGCTGGAGGGGCTCGCGCCGCGCTGCCCGGTGCTGGAGGCGGTGGACGCCCGGATTCCGGCACAGATTGTGGCGCCGGGGCTCGATGAGCGACGTTCGCGCTTCCGCGCCTCTTCCCCCGCAAGCCACGAGACGCGCTTCGGCCGCATCCTGTATGAACGCGCCGGCGCGTTCGAGCCCAACGCGTTGCGCGCGGCGCTGAACCGCGCGCCGGCGGACCTGCTGCGCCTGAAGGGGTGGGTGCGCCTGGGTCCGCACGCCACGCCTCATATTCTGCAGATGGTGGGACGGCGCTGGACAATGACGCCGTTGCAAGGTGATGCAGTGCCGCCGGGCGAGATCGCTCTGGTGGGTATCGCGTCGGGCGATGGGCCCGCCGACCGCGCGCTGGCGGACCTGCTCGATCTCGCCCTTCTCCCCGTCCCCCTCCCGATCCCCGCTTGCCTTACGCCTGCCCCGCCCTGCAACGTCACCGGAGACCATCCCCGATGCAACTGA
- a CDS encoding amidohydrolase produces MGETTVFEARRIITMDPTRPEATHVAVKDGRIQSVGTASDFEGMPVDQRFAEAVILPGFVEGHAHVMEGTLWKYTYVGAGERRNPAGQKVAGLASIDAVIDRLAQAHRADPGESVLVGWGFDPLHIAGARLTRRDLDRISPERPIVVFHASLHIIVANSRVLELTGFTSETAIAGVVKQEDGAPSGELQGIAPRLRLLRALGWTSWTGDLEPADVTRFAAAAQVQGITTIADLHNDLPASTVDIYRAACTPDLPVRIVPALASASCPPEEGVARIAALRAENTERLKFGLVKIIVDGSIQGFTARLGAPGYHNGAPNGLWYVAPEDLKRIVGIYHAAGVQLHIHTNGDEATDAALDAVACALETAPRADHRHTLQHCQMARPEQLARAKALGLCVNLFSNHLYYWGDVHRDVTIGPERVARMNPAASALRMGIPFSIHSDAPVTPLGPLFVAWCAVNRMSSSGAVLGPEERLSVPQALHAITLGAAYTLHMDTDIGSITPGKQADFVVLADDPLTTPPEALKDIAILATMVGGAIHPAARA; encoded by the coding sequence GTGGGCGAAACGACGGTTTTCGAGGCGCGCCGCATCATCACCATGGATCCAACCCGCCCCGAGGCCACCCATGTGGCCGTCAAGGACGGGCGCATTCAGTCCGTGGGGACGGCCTCGGACTTTGAAGGCATGCCCGTGGACCAGCGCTTCGCCGAGGCGGTGATCTTGCCCGGCTTCGTCGAAGGCCACGCTCATGTCATGGAAGGCACGCTGTGGAAATACACCTATGTGGGCGCGGGCGAGCGGCGTAATCCCGCGGGGCAAAAGGTGGCCGGCCTCGCCTCCATCGACGCGGTGATTGACCGCCTGGCACAGGCGCACCGCGCCGATCCGGGTGAGAGCGTCCTGGTGGGCTGGGGCTTCGACCCGCTGCATATCGCAGGCGCGCGCCTGACGCGGCGCGATCTGGACCGCATCTCGCCGGAGCGCCCCATCGTGGTGTTCCATGCCAGCCTCCACATCATCGTCGCCAACAGCCGCGTGCTCGAGCTGACGGGCTTCACCTCCGAGACCGCCATTGCCGGCGTGGTGAAGCAGGAGGATGGCGCGCCGAGCGGGGAATTGCAGGGGATCGCACCGCGCCTGCGCCTGTTGCGCGCACTCGGCTGGACCTCCTGGACCGGCGACCTGGAGCCCGCGGACGTGACCCGGTTTGCCGCCGCCGCGCAGGTCCAGGGCATCACCACCATCGCGGACCTGCACAACGACCTTCCCGCCAGCACCGTGGACATCTACAGGGCGGCGTGCACGCCCGATCTGCCGGTGCGTATCGTGCCGGCCCTGGCCTCCGCCTCGTGCCCGCCGGAAGAAGGCGTGGCGCGCATCGCGGCGCTGCGGGCGGAGAATACCGAGCGGCTGAAATTCGGCCTCGTAAAGATCATCGTGGACGGCTCGATCCAGGGCTTCACGGCGCGCCTCGGTGCGCCGGGCTACCACAATGGCGCGCCGAACGGCCTTTGGTACGTGGCCCCCGAGGACCTGAAGCGCATTGTCGGCATCTACCATGCGGCCGGGGTGCAGTTGCACATCCACACCAATGGCGACGAGGCGACGGATGCCGCGCTGGACGCGGTCGCCTGCGCGCTCGAAACGGCGCCGAGGGCCGATCACCGGCACACGCTCCAGCATTGCCAGATGGCCCGGCCCGAGCAGCTCGCCCGCGCCAAGGCGCTGGGACTGTGCGTCAACCTGTTCTCCAACCACCTTTATTACTGGGGCGACGTGCACCGCGACGTGACCATCGGCCCCGAGCGCGTGGCGCGCATGAACCCGGCCGCCAGCGCGCTGCGGATGGGCATTCCCTTCTCGATCCACTCCGACGCGCCGGTCACGCCCCTGGGGCCGTTGTTCGTCGCCTGGTGCGCGGTCAACCGCATGTCGTCGTCCGGTGCCGTGCTCGGCCCGGAGGAACGGCTCAGCGTTCCGCAGGCGCTTCATGCCATCACCCTCGGCGCCGCCTACACCCTGCACATGGACACGGACATCGGCTCCATCACGCCCGGCAAGCAAGCCGATTTCGTGGTTCTCGCCGACGACCCGCTCACCACGCCGCCCGAGGCGCTGAAGGACATCGCGATCCTCGCCACAATGGTCGGCGGCGCCATCCACCCGGCGGCGCGCGCATGA
- a CDS encoding SH3 domain-containing protein: protein MLRTLLLAAVLAGAAASAANAATPAIAVTNVNLRAGPSTVYPAVTIVPAGAPITTFGCVAGYSWCDIGFGAYRGWVAAPYIQVSYGGAPVVLTAPLAPTVGITVVTFNRAYWDRYYVGYPWYGRWAAYPPYAPPRVTSAHRSVGCAGGTCVGVRGATGVYGGSTAQTRVCTTGSCTSTRVTNGPNGGTAARTRQCATGQGCTTDRAVVGPNGGVHTGSRTVQRP from the coding sequence ATGCTCAGAACACTCCTTCTCGCCGCCGTACTGGCAGGGGCCGCCGCATCGGCGGCCAACGCCGCGACCCCCGCGATTGCCGTTACCAACGTCAATCTGCGTGCGGGTCCTTCCACAGTGTATCCGGCAGTTACCATCGTGCCGGCGGGCGCTCCCATCACCACATTTGGCTGTGTCGCGGGATACAGCTGGTGCGACATCGGGTTCGGCGCGTATCGGGGCTGGGTGGCGGCCCCCTATATCCAGGTCAGCTATGGCGGGGCACCCGTAGTGCTCACCGCCCCGCTCGCGCCGACCGTGGGCATCACCGTGGTGACGTTCAACCGCGCCTATTGGGACCGCTATTATGTGGGTTACCCCTGGTATGGACGCTGGGCCGCCTATCCGCCCTACGCTCCGCCGCGGGTGACCTCGGCCCACCGGTCGGTGGGTTGCGCTGGCGGCACCTGTGTGGGCGTTCGCGGGGCCACGGGCGTCTATGGCGGATCGACGGCGCAGACCCGCGTCTGCACCACCGGTTCCTGCACCTCCACCCGCGTCACCAACGGGCCAAATGGTGGCACCGCCGCACGCACCCGCCAATGCGCGACCGGACAGGGCTGCACCACCGATCGTGCGGTGGTGGGTCCCAACGGCGGCGTGCATACTGGCTCGCGTACCGTTCAGCGCCCCTGA